One window of Solwaraspora sp. WMMA2056 genomic DNA carries:
- a CDS encoding ABC transporter permease subunit — protein MTSVETSVTAGSGDDRSRRSPDQPTPAGDRRSRRTPNSRRTRRRTVPLRARLRRDWPLLAMAAPAALLLLVFHYLPTLGNVIAFQDYNPWVGDNAFEAFVYSEWIGFGNFETLFRDPAFWDAVRNTLTITAFQLVFFFPLPILLAILLHSILSRRIRGIVQSVVYLPHFFSWVLVVTFFMQMLGGAGLLAQRMREAGLQPLNIMSNPDTFIVLVTAESVWKDVGWGAIIFLAALSAIDQNLYEAAAADGAGRWRRLWHITLPGLRPVIVLLLILRLGDALSVGFEQFILQREAVGRQAAEVLDTYVYYQAIIPQQWGMGAAAGLFKGVIGLVLIIAANKFAHRLGEQGVYSR, from the coding sequence ATGACCTCGGTCGAGACGTCCGTGACCGCCGGCTCCGGTGACGACCGGAGCCGGCGGTCGCCGGACCAGCCCACCCCGGCCGGCGACCGTCGCTCCCGCCGTACCCCGAACAGCCGCCGCACCCGCCGACGGACGGTGCCGCTGCGGGCCCGGCTGCGCCGCGACTGGCCGCTGCTGGCGATGGCGGCCCCGGCCGCGCTGCTGCTCCTGGTCTTCCACTACCTGCCGACCCTCGGCAACGTCATCGCCTTCCAGGACTACAACCCCTGGGTCGGCGACAACGCCTTCGAGGCGTTCGTCTACAGCGAGTGGATCGGCTTCGGCAACTTCGAGACCCTGTTCCGGGACCCGGCGTTCTGGGACGCGGTGCGCAACACGCTGACCATCACCGCGTTCCAGTTGGTCTTCTTCTTCCCACTGCCGATCCTGCTGGCGATCCTGCTGCACAGCATCCTGTCGCGCCGCATCCGCGGCATCGTCCAGAGCGTCGTCTACCTGCCGCACTTCTTCAGCTGGGTGCTGGTGGTCACCTTCTTCATGCAGATGCTCGGCGGTGCCGGTCTGCTCGCCCAGCGGATGCGCGAGGCGGGCCTGCAGCCACTCAACATCATGAGCAACCCGGACACCTTCATCGTCCTGGTCACCGCCGAGTCGGTGTGGAAGGACGTCGGCTGGGGCGCGATCATCTTCCTCGCGGCGCTGAGCGCCATCGACCAGAACCTGTACGAGGCGGCGGCCGCCGACGGGGCCGGCCGCTGGCGTCGGCTGTGGCACATCACCCTGCCCGGCCTGCGGCCGGTCATCGTCCTGCTGCTGATCCTGCGGCTCGGTGACGCGCTCAGCGTCGGCTTCGAGCAGTTCATCCTGCAACGTGAGGCGGTCGGCCGGCAGGCCGCCGAGGTGCTCGACACCTACGTCTACTACCAGGCGATCATCCCGCAGCAGTGGGGGATGGGCGCGGCCGCCGGCCTGTTCAAGGGCGTCATCGGTCTGGTCCTGATCATCGCCGCGAACAAGTTCGCGCACCGCCTCGGCGAGCAGGGAGTGTATTCCAGGTGA
- a CDS encoding glycoside hydrolase family 3 protein, giving the protein MSDSMFRDPELPVTARVTDLLGQLTLDEKIALLHQHQAAVPRLGLPAFRTGTEALHGVAWLGPATVFPQAIGLGATWDPDLLREIGEAVGEEVRALHHKDPVGIGLNVWAPVVNPLRDPRWGRNEEGYAEDPWLTGELATAYARGLRGDHPRYLRTAPTLKHFLGYNNETDRATTSSNLPPRVLHEYELPAFRAPLAAGAAVAVMASYNLVNGAPAHLSPLIDGELRRWSADDVLVVGDAGAATNIAGVQGFRPDHVAGYAAALRAGIDSFTEDDTDAAPTIGRISAALAQGLLTEADIDRAARRVLAVRIRLGDLDPAEANPYTAAGTDMINCPAHQEFARIAVRESVVLLRNAPVGPAGQPLLPLDADRIRRVAVIGPLADTVQTDWYSGTLPYAVTPRAGLATRLAGATVLHHEGVDRIALRVGAGTTYLRASGRADGGPVTATAPEAVPDSWFDVFNWGDGVIALRGVANGRYLAADDDGVLVDDRTGPGGWVVNETFRLVRTDDGRTALHHLARDRYVMIDPDGLLRADATSADAAAAFTVELISDGAREAATLARECDVAVVVLGNHPMVCGRETEDRTDLALPTAQAALLRAVHAANAQTVLVLTSSYPYAVDWADQHVAAIVWSAHGGQEHGTGLAEVLCGDADPGGRLTQTWYRATADLPDLLDYDIIAADATYLYFRGEPLYPFGHGLSYTTFAYDDLRLSAAQAGPAEEVEVTVTVTNTGGRTGTEVVQLYTRQRTSRVKQPLRQLRAFRKVRLEPGQRERVRFRLATADLATWDVTQGRRVVESARHTVAVGRSCTDLMATATLTVRGERIGPRDPLAGPLWAVDNDDYAAVAPTDQVDGRVAVSATQDGGWLAFTDVDFGPGPTTVTARVAQRNVLCRGGTDDATTGRAVDASTVTLRLDDPLTGPIAGTLRVPVTGGRHDWADVDTPLHGVSGVRDLYLLFSTAGATVSYLNFVGAPPSGRAGDEGGA; this is encoded by the coding sequence ATGAGCGACAGCATGTTCCGCGACCCCGAACTGCCGGTCACCGCCCGGGTCACCGATCTGCTCGGCCAGCTCACCCTCGACGAGAAGATCGCCCTGCTGCACCAGCACCAGGCGGCGGTGCCCCGACTCGGCCTGCCCGCCTTCCGGACCGGCACCGAGGCCCTGCACGGCGTGGCCTGGCTCGGCCCCGCGACGGTGTTCCCGCAGGCGATCGGGCTCGGCGCGACCTGGGATCCGGACCTGCTGCGGGAGATCGGCGAAGCGGTCGGTGAGGAGGTCCGCGCGCTGCACCACAAGGATCCCGTCGGTATCGGCCTGAACGTGTGGGCCCCGGTGGTCAACCCGCTGCGCGACCCGCGCTGGGGGCGCAACGAGGAAGGGTACGCCGAGGACCCCTGGCTCACCGGCGAACTGGCCACCGCGTACGCCCGGGGGTTGCGCGGCGACCACCCCCGCTACCTGCGGACCGCGCCCACCCTGAAGCACTTCCTCGGCTACAACAACGAGACCGACCGGGCCACCACCAGCAGCAACCTGCCGCCCCGGGTGCTGCACGAGTACGAACTGCCCGCCTTCCGGGCACCGCTGGCCGCCGGCGCGGCAGTGGCCGTCATGGCCTCGTACAACCTGGTCAACGGCGCTCCGGCGCACCTGAGCCCACTGATCGACGGCGAGCTGCGCCGCTGGAGCGCCGACGACGTGCTGGTGGTCGGCGACGCCGGCGCCGCCACCAACATCGCCGGCGTCCAGGGGTTCCGCCCCGACCACGTCGCCGGCTACGCCGCCGCCCTGCGGGCCGGCATCGACAGTTTCACCGAGGACGACACCGACGCCGCGCCGACGATCGGGCGGATCAGCGCCGCGCTGGCGCAGGGTCTGCTGACCGAGGCCGACATCGACCGGGCCGCGCGGCGCGTCCTCGCCGTACGGATCCGGCTCGGCGACCTGGACCCGGCGGAGGCGAACCCGTACACGGCCGCCGGCACCGACATGATCAACTGTCCGGCCCACCAGGAGTTCGCCCGGATCGCGGTCCGCGAGTCGGTCGTGCTGCTGCGCAACGCCCCGGTCGGTCCGGCCGGGCAGCCGCTGCTGCCGCTCGACGCCGACCGGATCCGGCGGGTCGCCGTGATCGGGCCGCTGGCGGACACCGTGCAGACCGACTGGTACTCGGGAACGCTGCCGTACGCGGTGACGCCTCGCGCCGGGCTCGCCACCCGGCTGGCCGGCGCGACCGTACTCCACCACGAAGGGGTCGACCGGATCGCGCTGCGGGTCGGTGCCGGCACCACGTACCTGCGCGCCAGCGGCCGGGCCGACGGGGGACCGGTCACCGCCACCGCGCCGGAGGCGGTCCCGGACAGCTGGTTCGACGTGTTCAACTGGGGCGACGGGGTGATCGCGCTGCGCGGCGTCGCCAACGGCCGCTATCTGGCCGCAGACGACGACGGGGTCCTGGTCGACGACCGTACCGGCCCCGGCGGCTGGGTGGTCAACGAGACGTTCCGGCTGGTCCGCACCGACGACGGCCGTACGGCGCTGCATCACCTGGCCCGCGACCGGTACGTGATGATCGACCCGGACGGGTTGCTGCGGGCCGACGCCACCAGTGCCGACGCGGCGGCGGCGTTCACCGTCGAGCTGATCAGCGACGGTGCCCGGGAGGCCGCGACGCTGGCCCGCGAGTGCGACGTGGCGGTGGTGGTGCTGGGCAACCATCCGATGGTCTGCGGGCGGGAGACCGAGGACCGCACCGACCTGGCGCTGCCCACCGCCCAGGCGGCACTGCTGCGCGCGGTGCACGCCGCGAACGCGCAGACCGTGCTGGTGCTGACCAGCAGCTACCCGTACGCCGTCGACTGGGCCGACCAGCACGTCGCGGCGATCGTCTGGTCGGCCCACGGCGGGCAGGAGCACGGCACCGGGCTGGCCGAGGTGCTCTGCGGCGACGCCGATCCCGGTGGCCGGCTCACCCAGACCTGGTACCGCGCCACGGCGGACCTGCCCGACCTGCTCGACTACGACATCATCGCCGCCGACGCGACCTACCTGTACTTCCGGGGCGAACCGCTGTACCCGTTCGGCCACGGCCTGAGCTACACCACGTTCGCCTACGACGACCTGCGACTGTCCGCCGCGCAGGCGGGGCCCGCCGAGGAGGTCGAGGTGACCGTCACCGTCACCAACACCGGCGGGCGTACCGGCACCGAGGTCGTCCAGCTCTACACCCGGCAGCGCACCTCGCGGGTCAAGCAGCCGCTGCGCCAGCTGCGGGCCTTCCGCAAGGTCCGGCTGGAGCCGGGCCAGCGGGAGCGGGTACGGTTCCGGCTGGCCACCGCCGACCTGGCGACCTGGGACGTCACCCAGGGGCGACGGGTGGTGGAGTCGGCCCGGCACACGGTGGCGGTCGGCCGGTCCTGCACCGACCTGATGGCCACCGCGACGCTGACCGTACGGGGCGAGCGGATCGGCCCCCGCGACCCGCTCGCCGGCCCGCTGTGGGCGGTGGACAACGACGACTACGCCGCGGTGGCACCGACCGACCAGGTCGACGGCCGGGTGGCGGTCAGCGCGACACAGGACGGCGGCTGGCTCGCCTTCACCGATGTCGACTTCGGACCTGGCCCGACCACGGTGACGGCCCGGGTGGCCCAGCGCAACGTGCTCTGTCGCGGCGGCACCGACGACGCCACGACCGGCCGGGCCGTCGACGCCTCGACCGTGACGTTGCGGCTGGACGACCCGCTGACCGGTCCGATCGCCGGTACGCTGCGGGTACCCGTGACGGGAGGCCGGCACGACTGGGCGGACGTCGACACGCCGCTGCACGGTGTGTCCGGAGTTCGAGATCTGTATCTGCTGTTCAGTACGGCAGGCGCTACGGTGAGCTACCTGAACTTCGTCGGTGCCCCGCCCAGCGGCCGCGCCGGGGACGAAGGGGGAGCTTAG
- a CDS encoding transposase: protein MSRTVKRAFRYRFYPTPEQATELARTFGCVRLVYNKALAARTQAWTQRRERVTYHDTSAMLTSWKKTDEFAFLAEVSSVPLQQALRHLQTAFTNFWAKRARYPTFKSRKRSRRSAEYTASAFRWRDGRLTLAKMTAPLDIVWSRPLPAGVSPSTVTVSQDPAGRWFVSLLCDDRIEPAPASSDAVGVDAGLDSLFTLSTGEKVANPRHERRDRDRLARAQRNLARKVKGSANRARARLKVARIHARIADRRRDHLHKLTTRLVRDTQTIVIEDLTVRNMMANHRLARAISDAAWRQFRTMLAYKADWYGRDLVVVDRWFPSTRLCSACGELAERMPLTVRSWTCRCGQTHDRDVNAARNILAEGLSVIACGGGVRPHRESSSRTGRSSAKQEPPGATQGIPVG, encoded by the coding sequence GTGTCCAGGACCGTGAAGCGGGCGTTCAGGTACCGCTTCTACCCCACGCCGGAGCAGGCCACCGAGCTCGCCCGGACGTTCGGCTGTGTCCGGCTGGTCTACAACAAGGCCCTGGCCGCCCGCACGCAGGCGTGGACTCAACGCCGGGAACGGGTCACCTACCACGACACCTCGGCGATGCTCACGTCGTGGAAGAAGACCGACGAGTTCGCGTTCCTCGCCGAGGTGTCGTCGGTGCCGTTGCAGCAGGCGCTGCGGCACCTGCAGACCGCGTTCACCAACTTCTGGGCGAAACGGGCCCGGTACCCGACGTTCAAGTCGAGGAAGCGGTCGCGGCGGTCGGCGGAGTACACCGCCAGCGCGTTCCGCTGGCGGGACGGCCGGCTGACCCTGGCGAAGATGACCGCACCGTTGGACATTGTGTGGTCCCGGCCCCTGCCCGCTGGTGTGTCGCCGTCGACGGTGACGGTGTCGCAGGACCCGGCGGGCCGCTGGTTCGTCTCCCTGCTCTGCGACGACCGGATCGAACCGGCCCCGGCTTCCTCCGACGCGGTCGGGGTCGACGCCGGCCTCGACAGCCTGTTCACTCTCTCCACAGGGGAGAAGGTCGCCAACCCGAGGCACGAACGCCGCGACCGCGATCGGCTGGCCCGCGCCCAGCGAAACCTCGCCCGTAAGGTCAAAGGCTCGGCGAACCGGGCCAGAGCACGGCTGAAGGTGGCCCGGATTCATGCCCGGATCGCCGACCGCCGCCGCGACCACCTGCACAAACTCACCACTCGGCTCGTTCGTGACACCCAAACGATCGTGATCGAGGACCTGACCGTCCGTAACATGATGGCCAATCACCGTCTGGCCCGCGCCATCTCCGACGCGGCCTGGCGGCAGTTCCGCACCATGCTGGCCTACAAGGCCGACTGGTACGGCCGGGACCTGGTGGTAGTCGACCGCTGGTTCCCGTCGACCCGGCTGTGCTCCGCCTGCGGCGAACTGGCCGAGCGGATGCCGTTGACCGTCCGGTCGTGGACCTGCCGATGCGGGCAGACCCACGACCGGGACGTCAACGCGGCCCGCAACATCCTCGCGGAGGGGCTCTCCGTGATTGCCTGTGGAGGCGGTGTAAGACCTCACCGGGAGTCCTCCTCTCGGACGGGGCGGTCGTCGGCGAAGCAGGAACCCCCTGGGGCGACCCAGGGAATCCCCGTCGGTTAG
- a CDS encoding extracellular solute-binding protein produces MDPSLAGAATNRRRFLGLLGLGATAVAGGGLFTGCSRPAGTQGTATNVDSISAVLPKYQPVDLITPDIAGVRPIADGYLTYPTNLVKAVTETPASSGQQLTAMTPWWGPTPPGLDRNAYLQAVNAQLGVPIDFSVQDGNTYADKLSAALGARDVPDLLCAPNWEIDKIPRFSDAVSALFEDLTEHLAGDAALAYPHLASFPTGAWQYAVWGGRLAAVPWPTDGPFPYALFYRKDLTDAAGVQAPKSIEELYEFGKAMTDPAKGVWAFGSVFNMVQMFYGVPGAQGGWRRTDGGGLEFKYETEEYREALEFTTRLFAEGLVHPDIVESRGSADAKQLFNSGRMICYEDGVGAWRGMYSEQRQITPTFDMRPVPIFHADGQSDPVAWGEEKPVFYTFVKKGLGKERVEEILRVLNWCAAPFGTEEYHLRQYGVAGQHHTTGADGSPELTELGRQEIADQYTFLVGRYPAIVQTADVPGFVEALLAYSNETVKWLEPNQWAGIKLELPANYSRVGQPTEDKILDVLRGRRPTSDLEQITQEWRSGGGDEGRDFFRKALEDNNR; encoded by the coding sequence GTGGATCCATCCCTCGCGGGCGCGGCCACCAATCGACGTCGATTCCTGGGCCTGCTCGGCCTGGGTGCCACCGCCGTCGCCGGCGGCGGATTGTTCACCGGTTGCAGCCGGCCGGCCGGCACCCAGGGCACGGCCACCAACGTCGACTCGATCAGCGCCGTACTGCCCAAGTACCAGCCGGTCGACCTGATCACCCCCGACATCGCCGGGGTCCGGCCGATCGCCGACGGCTACCTGACGTACCCCACGAACCTGGTCAAGGCGGTCACCGAGACGCCCGCCAGCAGCGGCCAGCAGCTCACCGCGATGACCCCCTGGTGGGGCCCGACCCCGCCCGGCCTGGACCGCAACGCGTACCTGCAGGCCGTCAACGCCCAACTCGGCGTGCCGATCGACTTCAGCGTCCAGGACGGCAACACGTACGCCGACAAACTCAGCGCCGCGCTCGGCGCCCGCGACGTACCGGACCTGCTCTGCGCCCCCAACTGGGAGATCGACAAGATCCCGCGCTTCTCCGACGCGGTGAGCGCGCTGTTCGAGGACCTCACCGAGCACCTCGCCGGGGACGCCGCGCTGGCGTACCCGCACCTGGCGAGCTTCCCCACCGGAGCCTGGCAGTACGCGGTCTGGGGCGGCCGGCTCGCGGCGGTGCCGTGGCCCACCGACGGCCCGTTCCCGTACGCACTGTTCTACCGCAAGGACCTCACCGACGCCGCCGGCGTGCAGGCCCCGAAAAGCATCGAGGAACTGTACGAGTTCGGCAAGGCGATGACCGACCCTGCGAAGGGCGTCTGGGCGTTCGGCTCGGTGTTCAACATGGTGCAGATGTTCTACGGCGTACCCGGCGCGCAGGGCGGCTGGCGGCGTACCGACGGCGGTGGCCTGGAGTTCAAGTACGAGACCGAGGAGTACCGCGAGGCGCTGGAGTTCACCACCCGGCTGTTCGCCGAGGGCCTGGTGCACCCGGACATCGTCGAGAGCCGTGGCTCCGCCGACGCCAAGCAGCTGTTCAACAGCGGCCGGATGATCTGCTACGAGGACGGTGTCGGCGCCTGGCGCGGCATGTACTCCGAGCAGCGGCAGATCACCCCCACGTTCGACATGCGGCCGGTGCCGATCTTCCACGCCGACGGCCAGAGCGACCCGGTCGCCTGGGGCGAGGAGAAGCCGGTCTTCTACACGTTCGTCAAGAAGGGCCTGGGCAAGGAACGGGTCGAGGAGATCCTGCGGGTGCTGAACTGGTGCGCCGCCCCGTTCGGCACCGAGGAGTACCACCTGCGCCAGTACGGCGTCGCCGGCCAGCACCACACCACCGGCGCCGACGGCAGCCCGGAGCTGACCGAGCTGGGCCGCCAGGAGATCGCCGACCAGTACACCTTCCTGGTCGGACGGTACCCGGCGATCGTGCAGACCGCCGACGTCCCTGGCTTCGTCGAGGCGCTGCTCGCGTACTCCAACGAGACGGTCAAGTGGCTCGAACCCAACCAGTGGGCGGGGATCAAGCTGGAGCTGCCGGCCAACTACTCCCGCGTCGGCCAGCCGACCGAGGACAAGATCCTCGACGTACTGCGGGGCCGGCGGCCGACCAGCGACCTCGAGCAGATCACCCAGGAGTGGCGCAGCGGCGGCGGTGACGAGGGGCGCGACTTCTTCCGCAAGGCGCTCGAAGACAATAATCGTTGA
- a CDS encoding LacI family DNA-binding transcriptional regulator — protein sequence MSTRSLPPDGGPAGTGKRPDMVTIADVARHAGVAVSTVSYVLSGKRAISASTRERVLASIHALGYHPHAGARALASRRANVIALVLPLRSGMHLPVLMQFATSVVTTARQFDHDVLLVTADEGPAGLRRIAASAMVDGIVVMDVEMRDPRVPLLRELERPSVLIGFPAEASGLTCVDLDFYRAGEVCVGHLAALGHRRIALLGAPSVVYERETGFAHRTRAGVTESAARYGVDAVAQPCEENYDAVRRELAGLLHRNPGLTALVVHNEAAVGHVLAALPTLGRQVPDDISVVAICPDEVAERSGPALTSVLVPAEEVGRQAVALLMRKVDGESVPAATLLDPRLTVRASTGPAVEARAEVPLPGARRPAARPGRGAPSTRRAAGAGTGTG from the coding sequence GTGTCCACGCGGTCACTACCACCGGACGGTGGACCGGCCGGCACCGGCAAGCGGCCCGACATGGTGACGATCGCCGACGTCGCCCGGCACGCCGGGGTCGCGGTCAGCACCGTGTCCTATGTGCTCAGCGGCAAGCGGGCGATCTCGGCGTCGACCCGGGAACGGGTGCTGGCCAGCATCCACGCGCTCGGCTACCACCCGCATGCCGGGGCCCGCGCGCTCGCCAGCCGACGGGCCAACGTGATCGCCCTGGTGCTGCCGTTGCGCTCCGGCATGCACCTACCGGTCCTGATGCAGTTCGCCACCAGCGTGGTCACCACCGCCCGGCAGTTCGACCACGACGTACTGCTGGTCACCGCCGACGAGGGCCCGGCCGGCCTACGGCGGATCGCGGCCAGCGCGATGGTCGACGGCATCGTGGTGATGGACGTCGAGATGCGCGACCCCCGGGTGCCGTTGCTGCGCGAGCTGGAACGGCCCAGCGTGCTGATCGGTTTCCCGGCCGAGGCGTCGGGTCTGACCTGCGTCGACCTGGACTTCTATCGGGCCGGTGAGGTGTGCGTCGGGCACCTGGCCGCCCTCGGTCACCGGCGGATCGCCCTGCTCGGCGCCCCGTCGGTGGTCTACGAACGGGAGACCGGGTTCGCCCACCGGACCCGGGCCGGGGTCACCGAGAGCGCCGCCCGGTACGGCGTCGACGCCGTCGCCCAGCCCTGCGAGGAGAACTACGACGCCGTCCGCCGGGAGCTGGCCGGGCTGCTGCACCGCAACCCCGGGCTGACCGCGCTGGTGGTGCACAACGAGGCGGCGGTGGGCCACGTGCTGGCCGCGTTGCCGACGTTGGGCCGGCAGGTGCCGGACGACATCTCGGTGGTGGCGATCTGCCCAGACGAGGTGGCCGAGCGCTCCGGTCCGGCGCTGACCTCGGTGCTGGTGCCGGCCGAGGAGGTCGGTCGGCAGGCGGTGGCCCTGCTGATGCGCAAGGTCGACGGCGAGTCCGTCCCCGCCGCCACCCTGCTCGACCCACGGCTGACCGTACGGGCCAGCACCGGCCCGGCCGTCGAGGCGCGGGCCGAGGTGCCCCTGCCGGGGGCCCGCCGACCGGCGGCCCGGCCGGGGCGGGGCGCCCCGTCGACCCGGCGGGCGGCTGGTGCCGGCACCGGCACCGGCTGA
- a CDS encoding ROK family transcriptional regulator, with protein MQSGPQPADLTDVRATNLAVVLRYVRTHAPCSRADIAGATGLNKATVSSLVADLIDRRLVRETGLTEHRIGRPATMLVIDGDAYAAIGIEINADHLTAVALDLAGGEVLSWRRAFTGLAATPGRAASTVAALAGRAVARVTRQGRQVLGLTVGVPGLVDHDGRVCLSPELGWRDVDLRADLVRALRGPTYEVIVDNDAQLAALAEHRHGPYAGTANLVHLTGGAGIGAGLVVDGRLLHGGRGFTGEIGHLQLDPTGPPCRCGANGCLEALAGIPALIRRVLPDAEIDGPVTDFAPEIERVRAAARAGQAPALAALAEIGRHLGTGVSILANLINPEVVLLGGYFVPLTPWLLPAAQEQLTARTVAPQAGGTVLAASTLAGGAAAVGGAARAIAAIDNGRMPTPVGKSAG; from the coding sequence ATGCAGAGCGGCCCGCAGCCGGCGGACCTCACTGACGTACGCGCCACCAACCTCGCCGTCGTGCTGCGCTACGTCCGCACCCACGCGCCCTGCTCCCGGGCGGACATCGCCGGCGCCACCGGGCTCAACAAGGCCACCGTCTCCAGCCTGGTGGCCGACCTGATCGACCGGCGGCTGGTTCGCGAGACCGGGCTGACCGAGCACCGGATCGGCCGGCCGGCGACCATGCTGGTGATCGACGGCGACGCGTACGCCGCGATCGGCATCGAGATCAACGCCGACCACCTCACCGCCGTGGCACTCGACCTGGCCGGCGGCGAGGTGCTCTCCTGGCGGCGGGCCTTCACCGGTCTGGCCGCCACCCCGGGTCGGGCGGCCAGCACGGTGGCCGCGCTGGCCGGCCGGGCTGTCGCCCGGGTCACCCGGCAGGGCCGGCAGGTGCTCGGGCTGACCGTCGGGGTGCCCGGTCTGGTCGATCACGACGGCCGGGTCTGCCTCTCCCCCGAGCTCGGCTGGCGCGACGTGGACCTGCGCGCCGACCTCGTGCGGGCGCTGCGCGGGCCGACGTACGAGGTGATCGTGGACAACGACGCCCAGCTCGCCGCGTTGGCCGAGCACCGGCACGGACCGTACGCCGGCACCGCGAACCTGGTGCACCTGACCGGCGGGGCCGGTATCGGCGCCGGGCTGGTGGTCGACGGCCGGCTGCTGCACGGCGGCCGGGGCTTCACCGGCGAGATCGGCCACCTGCAGCTCGACCCGACCGGGCCGCCCTGCCGCTGCGGGGCGAACGGCTGCCTGGAGGCGCTCGCCGGCATTCCCGCCCTGATCCGTCGGGTGCTGCCCGACGCCGAGATCGACGGTCCGGTCACCGACTTCGCGCCGGAGATCGAGCGGGTCCGGGCGGCGGCCCGCGCCGGCCAGGCACCGGCCCTGGCCGCGCTGGCCGAGATCGGCCGGCATCTCGGCACCGGCGTGTCCATCCTGGCGAACCTGATCAACCCCGAGGTGGTACTCCTCGGTGGGTACTTCGTGCCGCTCACGCCGTGGCTGTTGCCGGCCGCGCAGGAGCAGCTCACCGCGCGTACCGTGGCGCCGCAGGCGGGGGGCACCGTGCTCGCGGCGTCCACGCTGGCCGGTGGCGCGGCGGCCGTCGGTGGCGCGGCGCGGGCCATCGCGGCTATCGACAACGGCCGGATGCCGACCCCGGTGGGCAAGTCCGCCGGCTGA
- a CDS encoding pyridoxal-dependent decarboxylase, protein MADDTENPTTPTAPQMAADDFRRYGHAVVDWIADYWQTVERHPVQSTAAPGAVAGALPAAPPERGERFDAILADLDRVVVPGLTHWQHPGFFGYFPANTSAPSVLGDLVSAGLGVQGMLWATSPACTELETVVMDWLAQLLELPQRFRSDSAGGGVIQDSASSATLVATLAALHRASGGDWRAVGTATSTAPGTGGYTVYTSTQGHSSIEKAARIAGVGDRGVRLVDVDPVTLAMRPDALRTAIAADLAAGHRPAIVVATIGTTSTTAIDPVTEIGRICAEYGVWLHVDAAYAGAAAVCPELRWTHAGLEWADSYCFDPHKWLLTGFDCDAFWVADRAGLVEALTVMPEYLRNALTESGAVLDYRDWQVPLGRRFRALKLWFVLRWYGAEGLRAHVRAGVAHAAWFADQVRADDRFDLVTAGPFGLVCFQLRDQPDEAAEALLRRVNADGRVLLTHTRVAGRFTLRLAVGGPRTERRHVATAWQLISDSAEAR, encoded by the coding sequence GTGGCGGACGACACCGAGAACCCGACGACCCCTACGGCACCGCAGATGGCCGCCGACGACTTCCGGCGGTACGGGCACGCGGTCGTCGACTGGATCGCCGACTACTGGCAGACGGTGGAGCGACACCCGGTCCAGTCGACCGCCGCACCCGGTGCGGTGGCCGGGGCGCTGCCGGCCGCCCCGCCGGAGCGGGGCGAGCGGTTCGACGCGATCCTCGCCGACCTCGACCGGGTGGTGGTACCCGGCCTGACCCACTGGCAGCATCCGGGCTTCTTCGGCTACTTCCCGGCGAACACCTCCGCACCGAGCGTGCTCGGCGACCTGGTCAGCGCCGGGCTCGGTGTCCAGGGCATGCTCTGGGCGACCAGTCCCGCCTGCACCGAGTTGGAGACGGTGGTCATGGACTGGCTGGCGCAGTTGCTGGAGCTGCCGCAGCGGTTCCGGTCGGACTCCGCCGGCGGCGGGGTCATCCAGGACTCGGCCTCGTCGGCGACGCTGGTGGCCACCCTGGCCGCGCTGCACCGGGCCAGCGGCGGCGACTGGCGCGCCGTCGGCACCGCGACCAGCACCGCGCCCGGCACCGGCGGTTACACCGTCTACACCTCGACCCAGGGGCACTCCTCGATCGAGAAGGCGGCCCGGATCGCCGGCGTCGGCGACCGGGGCGTCCGGCTGGTCGACGTCGACCCGGTGACCCTGGCGATGCGCCCCGACGCGCTGCGTACGGCGATTGCCGCCGATCTGGCCGCCGGCCACCGGCCGGCGATCGTGGTCGCCACCATCGGCACCACCTCGACCACCGCGATCGACCCGGTGACGGAGATCGGGCGGATCTGCGCCGAGTACGGGGTCTGGCTGCACGTGGACGCCGCCTACGCCGGTGCGGCGGCGGTCTGCCCGGAGCTGCGCTGGACGCATGCCGGCCTGGAGTGGGCCGACTCCTACTGTTTCGATCCGCACAAGTGGCTGCTGACCGGCTTCGACTGTGACGCGTTCTGGGTGGCCGACCGGGCCGGGCTGGTCGAGGCGTTGACGGTGATGCCGGAGTATCTGCGCAACGCGCTCACCGAGTCGGGAGCGGTCCTCGACTACCGGGACTGGCAGGTGCCGTTGGGTCGCCGGTTCCGGGCCCTCAAGCTGTGGTTCGTGCTGCGCTGGTACGGCGCCGAGGGCCTGCGGGCGCATGTGCGGGCCGGGGTGGCCCACGCCGCCTGGTTCGCCGACCAGGTGCGGGCCGACGACCGGTTCGACCTGGTGACCGCCGGCCCGTTCGGGTTGGTCTGCTTCCAGCTGCGGGACCAGCCGGACGAGGCCGCCGAGGCACTGCTGCGGCGGGTCAACGCCGACGGGCGGGTGCTGCTGACCCACACCCGGGTGGCGGGCCGGTTCACCCTGCGGTTGGCGGTGGGTGGGCCGCGTACCGAACGCCGGCACGTCGCCACCGCCTGGCAGTTGATCTCCGATTCCGCCGAGGCGAGGTAG